Within Diospyros lotus cultivar Yz01 chromosome 15, ASM1463336v1, whole genome shotgun sequence, the genomic segment AGAAGTTTAATTGACTTTAAAATGTAAGTATagaaatgtaattgaaacaacGAAAAGTTCGAAttatcacatgaaaaaaaaatgttaaagtatagagattaaattgatttaaaaatataagtcaAGGGATATAATTGCccatttggtttttatttttttggtaattattttatgttattttaaaaataaaaaataattttcagatcacttatttttgtttttaaaaattttaaaatttgttgcaAGTTTGAATAAAAACATGAATACGATTAAAAGGGTATTTTCAcagtttttattaatattatttttattttcgttcAATCATCTTTGATAATAGCAGCAATCCCGTGCGAGTAATTACTGATCACTGACCGTGAATTCGTTGGAGCAAATGCACGTTATTATCAAGGGGCGCGTCGCAGAGGATCCCAGCTCCATCGAATCTCCAGCTTTCcctccaaaaataaaaaacccttTGAAAAACACAGCTCCTTGATCGTTCCCTCCAACTTTCGAGTCTCCGGTCGACGATTCGATTTCTGAAATTCAAAATTCGAATCCGATCCCTCGCAAAATGTCAATATATACGTATCAATGGTGTTCGCTTCACTCGGATTGCCGCCCAATATTCTCGAGGCATTCGTCTTCAGCAAGCCTTAGCTTTTTTCCTTCCAATTCGAGATCCTTCTCCACCTCCATCCATGGCTTCATTCAAATCCTCGCTCTCGCTGGCCTCTTCAGTCGATGGCAGCGGCGCTGACCGGACGGCTCTCTCTCGGCGTCCTTCCGGCGAGATTCACGTCATTGTCGGGCCGATGTTTGCCGGAAAGACTACCGCTCTTCTTCGCAGGATTAATTCCGAGGGCAGCAATGGCAGGTGTTAATTACTCatttttggtctttttttttttgttcattttatgaaatcttaatttgttttcttaGGCTGGTTTTAGGTTTTTCGTTTTGCTAATTTGGTTTAATTCGCGTGTTCTTATCGGTATCTATGGATTTAAGCTTCCGGTGatatgatttgaaatttgatttgtgaaatttatcACTAATTCGTACATTTTTCACAATTTATAGTTTGTTTAGGAGTTCAGAagaatttgagttttatatGGCTTGGATTTTGTATGGATGGACACAGATCTAAGCCTCCGCTGATTGGAACTGAAATTTGACTTATAGGTTGTTTCAGGAGTTCAGAGGAATTCGATGTTTACATGGGTTGAATTTTGTACGGATGAACACAGATCTAAGTCTCCGCTGATTGGATCTGAATTTTGGATACGTGAAATTGTCATCAATgcatatattttctcttctagaTCTGTTGTTTGTTTTAGGAGTTCAGAAGAATCTAACGTTTACAGTCTTGAATTTCGTGTCATTGTATGGATGGGTGCagatttagttttgatgatttgGTTTTCTGGTCAACCTTATATGTGCAGGAACGTTGCAATGATTAAGTCGAGCAAGGACACGCGGTATGCAGTTGATTCGGTGGTGACGCATGATGGCACGAAATTTCCATGCTGGGCATTGCCAAATCTGTTATCGTTTAGTCAAAAGTTTGGGCTAGAGGCTTATGAAAAGGTATTTGAAACTTGAACGTTTTCGTTTCTGTTAGCCTATTGTTTTGTGGGTGGCTCTATGTTGCGCCAGTGGTTCTATGGGCTGAATCTGTTTGTTGTTTTGTCATTTGTTATGAAGTTTCATTGATGTTTAGAGATTCCATGTATATGCAAGCAAATTGATTCTGTTGTGGGAACTACACTGCCTTAAAGCGTACACTGGGTTATCGCCTGTttgatttttgttgtttctAGCTTTCTGTGTTtgtttttaaattcaaaaaaaaaattaaaaatcaggaAATGCAGAATGGTGTTTGATTAGGTGTTTCTGTCTTTCAAAATTGAATTCATTTGCAAAAGAATGGTCAAGCACACAAATCCGAAAAGTGTTGTTTCTATGTTGGGTTTGTTCtaatttctaatattattttctgatttgattttctttagtAGCTTTTCAAAATGTATTCAGAATTAATAGCAAATATTAAGTAgaaaatttagtatataattagccaaaaaaagaaaattattatatacaaaataaaactattttatggagcttataaattttttattattatgtgaaaaaataaaacaagcatatttatcaattgatattttctgtttttgttttcaaatcttttgaagatAACTAAAATTGAATGGTAGTTTCGATTTTCTAGTTTCTAACTAGAAACTAAAATTGTACATTAAAAAACTTACAAAAACGTAGAAATTGACAGTAAAATCAATATTGTTACATTTAATTCATGAGATTGAATCATTGACAATGAAATACGTCATAATTAACTTTGCCATGGTAGGAATAATGGGCCAGTAGGTGCCTGGCTTGGTTGAACAGTTATTTAGATTGTATTAATGAAATTGGACATGAAGTCCTCTGAGATGACCAGAATCCAGTCCGTTGCCTGTTAATGGAGAACTTTCAGAATGTCTAATTGATTATGCTTCAAGTGTTTTTAAATTCTggagaaattttgaattttagctgATGACATTTTTTTCACGTGAAAGTAATGCTCTTAAAGTTAACTTTTCCAGTCTTTGTTTTAATGTTTGTAgctttttcttgaaaattgttGTTCATGCTGGCAGCTGGATGTGATAGGCATCGATGAAGCTCAGTTCTTCGATGACCTTTATGATTTCTGCTGCAATGCTGCTGACCGTGATGGAAAAATTGTAATAGTTGCTGGGTTGGATGGGGACTACTTGAGGTTTGCTGAAAAATCGTCattctttttacttttccaTCTTGATGTTATTATGCTGCTTATTTTCTTCCAATCAAATACTGGTCTTATTTTTGATGTGGGGTTTTCTTGCTTTCGGTTCAATATCGTTGCTTTGTTTTCGTTTAGCTTCAGCTTGtccttttattttggttttgctATTGAAATTTTTTGGCACATGCCCGCAATATTTTTATTGGAAATCACAATGCTTATTGCAGGAGGAGCTTTGGTTCAGTGATTGATTTAATGCCCCTTGCTGATTCTATAACTAAGCTGACAGCTCGATGTGAGCTTTGTGGCAAGAAGGCTTTTTTTACCTTCAGAAAAATTGATGAGACAAAGACAGAGTTGATTGGCGGTTCTGATGTCTATATGCCTGTATGCCGTCAGCACTATGTCAGTGGACAAGCTGCTATGGAAGCAACAAGAAATGTCTTAGAATCTCATGGTAAAATTCAGAAAGATGCCTGTTTGGAGGGGTTTGCAGCTGTTCAGTAACATATCTGGCTACTTTATGTCCGTATAGTTCCTATGTATTAGTATGACTTGTCTGCTGAACTTGTTTAAATTTCCATTCTACATTTGTCGCTCCTCTCTTATGTATATAAAACTCATTAGATTGCctataatatctcaatatttgaCACTTAAAATACCTTCAGTGCTGTACTAAAAATGGCTAACTAGGCTTTGCAGTTGAATCCTGATGAGATTAGAATATGCTCGAGGGCCTAGTGGTAGTGGGAAAACTTTCTGTCAAATGATTCATTTTGCCTAAGAATCCAAAAGTTGAGGGGGGAGGGGGTTTAACATACAAAGTGGTCTCTCTTTAAATCTCTACCATGCTCCTAAATTACTCTGCATTTGAGGTAACTTTGGTGTCTCGTGCTGCCTCAATTACTCTATCCTTTTGCCTGGTCTTCCTTGGGcatgcacagagagagagagagagagagagggagggaggagCAGAATGATCACCCAAATTGAGTTTTTTGGGTAATTGGGGAACAGCATGAATAGGGGAATAGTTGAGAGGTTTACAGCATGGTTACGCTGTTCTGAATGATTATGGTCAAAGACCTCATTGAAATCTTAAAAAATGAGGCTGTTGAACTGTATTGTCCTTAGCGTGGCTCCACACATTGCAAAAATCATAAGTCACCTTAAGTCTcattttgtaaataattttttttcatcacaAAGAGAGAACCTCACTCTCTGTCCATAATGATATCAGTATGCGTACACAATCAATATGTTCCACACAGTTGAGAAACGTTTTGAGTATTGTAGAGCAAAAGGGGAGAGCATTCAAAAGCTACAAAGACCGAATATTTTGAACTGGTTGGTTAAAAAAATGCCATATTCCCAACATATGGAGAAATCTGcttcgtgtatatatatatatgcaacagAAGTGTATCAATTATCATTGCCAATGATAAATTCATTACTCAGATTATAATGAAGACACTTCGAATGACAATGAAAATGACAGTAAGCAGATAATCCAATCTAAGATGATGACTTCAAACCCAGGTTGGTGCAATTTGCAAGCAGATAATCCAATCTAAGATGATGACTTCGAACCCTGGTTGGTGCAATTTGTAATTGTAACCAACGTTATTAAAGGGCCAAGGCATTAAGGCACAGgagaattttttcaaaaaaaaataggcaCAAAAGAATGTTAGTCTTAAGGCACAAAGCGAAAGGCAAGACACATGCTTGATTGAATGAGATTtgtgttaattaaaaaaatatatatatatatcataattgaataataaggtataaaataagtcttaacttttaataatatattcataaatatattatcaagaaaaattaaaaaaatcaacatatatgaaaagaataataaaaaattgtcaaaagatgcaatttaaaaatttttaagtcaacttaaactaaattttaaataatttatagatcttaaatcttaattaagataaactaattatacattttaaatcatctaaaaaattatttttatcattaaaatcaaatatttctatattttcatcattagaagtatcatctctaatattctcttcttccacatcatcacCATTTCCATCTTCATCAAGTTCAAAATTCATTTGGAACATTTTAAGTAATAACTCTTTTACTCATagttaaatttgtaattaaagcaataaatataaactccaaataataaaaaaattaaataaattaataaataataaaataaaacccctAAAaagtagttaaaaaaaaatccaaatgtGCCTAAGCCTAAGATTCCTTGTGCCTAGGTGCGCCTTGTTGGCATGTACTCACCTAGAAGTATTCAGGCGCCCAAGATGTGTCTTGCGCTTAGATGCACCTTTAATAATATTGATTGTAATGACGATCTATAATACGAAGTCATTTAAGTGGTAGATGCATTCAAGAGAGTTCTAGGGTAGCCCTAATTCACAAGATTCACTACTCTTTGTAAGAGTCAATAGAGTTGTATTCCCCTCTccccctccaaaaaaaaaaaaaaaaaaaactctctttatttccataacttgAAACCTATGACCTTTTGGTTGCTCATTACTACCAACTGCCAAGGCTTGCATTCAAGAAAGTTCTGTCCACCAAATTTGTGATGTGTGCTCATTTTGGTGCCCTAACACAATCTAGAATCAACAAGTTCAGGGAAAGTTGCTGCCCATAAGACGTGTAAGAGGCCAATGGACCCGAAAAGGAACCAGATGAAAGATGCTTGCCAGAGGCCTAATTCTAAATTTAAGGTTGGGTGGGGTCTTTAAGGCTATTGTTCTGACCCAGGGTtttgatggaaaaacaaaaagaaaatggcatACAATATACACACATTTTTACATGTTCATAATATAAGAACCTccaaatttcatttctttccttcAATAATCCTAGATCCAAATGTGGCCCAATGCAAGGAGAAAGAATACTGTCAAATATCTGTCAAAAATTTCACTTCAAACTAGTGGGTTTCGAaggaaaaacaacaacaaatcaCAAGACTTAATTTCACTAAGTGGGGttgggaaggaaaaaagaatGAACAAAAAAAGTGGCAACTTATTCATTAGGACCCTAGGTGGGTAATCTTAAATGTTTGATAATGGTAAATCACAACAACCTGTATTACAATTCCAGGAAAAGCAAAACATAAGAAAGTTAACAAGAAAAACAGGGATTACCTGATAAACACCTGCATCCTTGCAGAGAACATGGTTGCAAGAAACCATAAACTAGAAATGAAATCCAAAATCGTAGTCTATAATTTGTATGTATCATCGCCCCACCAGAGATGCATGATACATTTCTTACTATATGCCGCAGTCTGATTTTACATCTCACTCAAATACCaaaaagaaaccctaaaactGTAACACAAAACTCAATCCTTAACACAAAATCCCTCGTAACTTCTATCCTAAATTCTTCAGAACAGGCACCCCAGGTTAGCTCTAGCTAAGATGATGAGTTTCAACTTTTGACCGAGACATATCCATGAGGGAGTTTGCAAAATTCACAGTTCACCGGCTACACTGAATTTCTTCGCCTACTAAAACAAACTGGTATTTGATATCCTCCTAGCCAACGAATCCTGCACAAGTGAAAATAAAGTAGTTAGTATCATGAGATATCCTCACACAAGATAACCATTTTGTATTACATCCGGCGAATAGATATGAGCTTTCAATTGGCTAGGATAGTACAACTTCATGAAGAAAAGCTATAGTAGATATGGCAGTGAAATCTAGGCTGCCTGTAAGATGAACTCAATGCCAGTTGGCTCACTGAGGTAGTCAACTGAAACTCCTGTAAAATAATGACTTCATAATGAAAAATGAACATTCAATGAAACAACATTTGTGCTTTTGGAACCAGCTAGGAATCAGTAATCAGTAACCACATTAGCCACACTAAAAAATTAGCTAGGAAAACAAGGAATGATCAGTGATGAGCATCAACCTCCCATACATGCTTTACAGAAATATGCTTGTCGGATAAGTAAAACTACGTCATGCACTCCTTTTTCCGATCCTAAACAGTGAACTCTGCAAGTTACAGACACGTGCACACTCCAACTCGGCAcagttgaaattttattaagattaaacATCCAACCACAAGGTTGTAACATCTGATTCCTCATCTGTCAAAATGACAAGAGTTTAAGGTTGTAACATCTGACTTCTCATCTGTggaattttcatgaaattaCAGGTTGATTATATTCAACAGGTCTAAAAGATCGAGGTGGCTCATAATTAATGGGTGTCCTCGATGCACAAGGCTTCCACTTTGCAAGGTCAAGAGAGTCATTTTTGTACCCAGTCTTACCTTTTGCAGATAAGATATTTCCACAATTTGAACCAACAATCTTttagtcacaaaggagcaattTTACTGTTGTGACCAAGGCTTGCCCTCCAAGGGGACTCATTATTATCTTGATGAAGTTTTGGATAAATTTGTCTATGTCAAGACACACTAGACTTTCAATTGACATGCTTGCggtttataaaaaaataccatcATCACAACATCATCctgaataaaaattttgtatgaGTATTTCTGTATGTCTTGACTTTCCCTAGCTAGAATCAATCACTACAATGTACATAAAGGTTACACCAAGGGCTTACAATTATGATGAcacccccaccccaccccaccacCCACctagaaaaaggaagaaaaagaaaagttgaaTTCTTTGGTTGATAATATATGTtccaaattcttaaaaaaattactgCACCATCTGTGTATATAGGTGATCATTGTCCATGGTAAACCAAGCCTCCATGCAGCCTAACCCAACATCCTTACTTTTCCTGTTAACACATATATGGCAACataagaacaacaacaacaacaacatatccagcctttatcccactatgtggggtcagctacatgaattctggacttccatgtatttctgtcttttgccATAAATTTCTTGACGTTTGCCAGTATATTTGATTGTTCATTTCCAATATCTTATGATAATATTGCACTCTGTACATTAAGTCTAACATAGCATAGGCCATTAAGCATAGGTGCATCCTTGTATGACACCAGTCAAAAGTTCAAACCTGACCACTTGTTCTTTCCTTCAaagtgaaaaattaggtttgaCAGTCTTATCTATAGTTCTAAGTAAAATGGGAAGAAACCACGTCCTAAGaccataataaaatttattcattttacaAGCTCCTTACTAAACTTATTACAGTCTGTATGCAAATGTTTGCATGTGTTTTAAGTAGTTTgtgtttctctatttttatcACACTGGAGCTAGTTTTGGCATGAAAAGCCTGCCTGAACAAATTTCCCCATTGAGTGAACTATAAACAAGAAGTTATTTCTATAGTTGCAAATTTGAAGATCCATcttggaataaaaaaaattaggctcCAGCTTGAGAGTAAAATTAGGAAAGAATCCGGCACCTAGGATGCATGATAATGCTTACAGAGGGAAGAGTGCATAAAGAATCAGGTTCCTAGCCAatactacacacacacacaaagagaggaagaagatccatccataaaaaatatatcctaAAACATAGTTGTTCTTTGGGTTAAAAGTGTCAGCCAAAATTTAAGTCTGAAGTCATGATCACAGATGGCTGggaatattacatatttgatttTTGCTTCTGGctcaattagaaaaaaaatccaGCCATTGAATGCTTTATAAGCATTGCCACACCTGAACAGGGCAGAAAAAAGGGACTCTTGATCTTACCAACTACTAAAAGGATCCtctaatagttatatatttgaAACCAAGTTATCATGTTCtgggtatatagcttccatgtaataatatacataatttGCAGTGCCAACTGAAAATCTGCATGTGACTATATAGAAGAAAACATTGATATGAATTTTGGGGGCAACAGATAGCAATTATATAGCAATTGGCTCTTACCTCTGTTTGCCTGCCTCTTAGTACTATAACCACCAACATAGCTTGGGGAACTTTCCACAGGACCATCAGAAATTCCATTGCCGAGCCCAAAGCCAAATGAAGCAGATGCCTCTATCTCAGAGTCTTTTGACAGCCAATCCCCATAAACTGAATTACCACCATAGAAGTCTCCAAAAGCTGCATCACCGCCATTTGATGTAGCATAGGATGATGAAGGGGGCCCATTAGTTGCAGCATTTCTTCCATAGCTTCCCCCTCCCAAATCATAGCTGCTATTACCAACACGGTAACCAAGATTCCCACCATGATTAGAAATGTTACCTCCACCTTGGGGAGAAATGGGAGTTGAACCCCAACTAAGCCCCCCATCAGCGAAGGCACCTCCAATGCTTCCACTTCCAGACCCAATATAGGCACTCGAGCCTGCTGAGTTTGTTCCGTAATTAAGCCCTCCATTCCTCCACAAATTTCGAGTCCCGGAGCT encodes:
- the LOC127791928 gene encoding thymidine kinase a, whose translation is MASFKSSLSLASSVDGSGADRTALSRRPSGEIHVIVGPMFAGKTTALLRRINSEGSNGRNVAMIKSSKDTRYAVDSVVTHDGTKFPCWALPNLLSFSQKFGLEAYEKLDVIGIDEAQFFDDLYDFCCNAADRDGKIVIVAGLDGDYLRRSFGSVIDLMPLADSITKLTARCELCGKKAFFTFRKIDETKTELIGGSDVYMPVCRQHYVSGQAAMEATRNVLESHGKIQKDACLEGFAAVQ